From Microbacterium pseudoresistens, the proteins below share one genomic window:
- a CDS encoding acyltransferase family protein: MTVIAPTPRQIAATPRSATVTSRREEERTTSGHPARDRGIDLVRAFCVLCVVSLHALMVGVALTPDGPVFENAAEGAWWAVPLSWALQVMPLFFVVAGFAGRRAFDAARSRGRDGVWFVTSRLHRLLRPAVAVVAVVGIALCGLLLAGVPAELVAVAGFRYGQPLWFLGVFLLCQALLPLAVRWHERAPLRTVGVLVGAAVAVDAARAVTGLGAVGMLNLAFVWLALQQLGFFLADGRIDALPRRVRIGAGALAAALLVVLCLTGVWSADLVSHLNPPTTALLLVGAAHTCLLSLLRPPLAALAERPLPAALTAFVTRRTMTIYLWHMPVLLTLAGTSALLGMAGVITVPVPGSGSWWLERPAWLILALALTALLAVPLTRIEHTALPLGTTEASRAAIATVLGILGVVLLLAAGTTPLTAAAALLLFAAALRLRRSARRSEDARAVRISRRRDAPVGGRAQPRRG; this comes from the coding sequence ATGACCGTCATCGCACCGACACCACGGCAGATCGCCGCGACGCCCCGCTCCGCAACCGTGACCTCGCGACGTGAGGAGGAGCGGACAACGAGCGGTCACCCCGCGCGGGATCGCGGGATCGACCTCGTCCGTGCGTTCTGCGTGCTCTGCGTCGTCTCCCTGCACGCGCTGATGGTCGGGGTGGCGCTGACCCCCGACGGCCCCGTGTTCGAGAACGCCGCCGAGGGCGCCTGGTGGGCCGTCCCGCTGAGCTGGGCCCTCCAGGTGATGCCGCTCTTCTTCGTCGTCGCGGGCTTCGCGGGCCGTCGCGCTTTCGACGCTGCACGCTCACGCGGACGGGACGGCGTCTGGTTCGTCACCTCGCGTCTGCACCGTTTGCTGCGGCCGGCCGTGGCGGTCGTCGCGGTCGTGGGCATCGCCCTGTGCGGCCTCCTGCTCGCGGGCGTTCCCGCAGAACTCGTCGCCGTCGCGGGGTTCCGATACGGGCAGCCGCTATGGTTCCTCGGGGTCTTCCTGCTCTGTCAGGCGCTACTGCCCCTGGCGGTGCGGTGGCACGAGCGAGCGCCCCTGCGCACCGTGGGAGTGCTCGTCGGTGCGGCGGTCGCGGTGGATGCCGCACGCGCCGTGACGGGTCTCGGCGCCGTGGGCATGCTGAACCTCGCCTTCGTCTGGCTCGCACTGCAGCAGCTCGGCTTCTTCCTCGCCGACGGCCGGATCGACGCGTTGCCTCGCCGTGTGCGCATCGGCGCGGGAGCGCTGGCGGCGGCGCTGCTTGTCGTTCTGTGCCTCACGGGCGTCTGGAGCGCCGATCTCGTCTCGCACCTGAACCCGCCGACAACGGCACTCCTCCTCGTCGGCGCGGCGCACACCTGCCTCCTGTCGCTGCTCCGCCCTCCGCTCGCAGCGCTCGCAGAGCGTCCGCTGCCGGCGGCTCTCACCGCCTTCGTGACTCGTCGCACCATGACCATCTACCTCTGGCACATGCCCGTGCTGCTGACCTTGGCGGGCACCAGCGCTCTGCTCGGCATGGCGGGCGTCATCACGGTTCCCGTGCCGGGAAGCGGGTCGTGGTGGCTGGAGCGTCCCGCCTGGCTGATCCTCGCCCTCGCGCTCACCGCACTGCTCGCCGTCCCGCTGACGCGCATCGAGCACACGGCTCTCCCGCTCGGCACGACCGAGGCGTCGCGCGCCGCGATCGCGACCGTGCTCGGCATCCTGGGCGTCGTGCTGCTGCTGGCGGCGGGGACGACCCCGTTGACCGCCGCAGCGGCACTGCTCCTCTTCGCTGCCGCCCTGCGGTTGCGCAGGTCTGCCCGCCGGTCGGAAGATGCCCGGGCGGTGCGGATCAGCCGACGGCGGGACGCCCCAGTCGGAGGCCGGGCACAGCCGCGGCGAGGATGA
- a CDS encoding response regulator, translating to MSVTVLIADDQAMVRAGFAALLDAQEGIRVVGQASDGAQAVSLAARLEPDVVLMDVRMPEVDGIEATRRILGSGFPAARVPRILMLTTFDLDDYVYDALQAGASGFLLKDALPEELVQAVRVIAAGDALLSPSVTRRMITQFAAQKPRASRAAGRLRDLTEREREVLVLIGRGLSNAEIAATLFIAEQTVKTHVGKVLAKVGARDRIHAVILAYDSGLVETA from the coding sequence ATGAGCGTGACAGTCCTCATCGCCGATGATCAGGCGATGGTGCGGGCCGGCTTCGCCGCACTCCTGGACGCGCAGGAGGGCATCCGCGTCGTCGGTCAGGCCTCCGACGGCGCGCAGGCGGTGAGCCTCGCCGCCCGCCTGGAGCCCGACGTCGTGCTCATGGACGTGCGGATGCCCGAGGTCGACGGCATCGAGGCGACCCGACGCATCCTGGGCAGCGGATTTCCCGCGGCCCGCGTGCCCCGCATCCTGATGCTGACCACCTTCGACCTCGACGACTACGTTTACGACGCGCTGCAGGCCGGTGCCAGCGGATTTCTCCTCAAGGACGCCCTGCCCGAAGAGCTCGTGCAGGCGGTGCGGGTGATCGCAGCGGGCGACGCCCTGCTGTCGCCGAGCGTGACGCGCCGGATGATCACGCAGTTCGCCGCGCAGAAGCCCCGTGCCTCGCGAGCCGCCGGAAGGCTCCGCGACCTCACCGAGCGCGAGCGGGAGGTGCTCGTGCTCATCGGCCGCGGCCTGTCGAACGCGGAGATCGCGGCGACGCTGTTCATCGCCGAGCAGACCGTCAAGACCCATGTCGGCAAGGTGCTCGCCAAGGTCGGCGCGCGCGATCGCATCCACGCGGTGATCCTCGCGTACGACAGCGGGCTCGTCGAAACCGCCTGA
- a CDS encoding sensor histidine kinase codes for MRAKKVRSRKEGPEKERPTKALQHTLSRIRRILPRGRTNALILILSLVAVVLYSVLVPIHTTAYGSPVAVTMALALAAVVAPLVSVRHPNLAIILFTASAVLIPLMISRAAAPSAPWPWSVPMLLAFAVVVAAITFRHGWRPGLVQFGLGSAAGVTAAIMLPSIPSGNSLIVTTSVIGGVYLVAVLLAGRLRLGDELTRERAHTAQEQSRRVLVEERSRIARDLHDIVAHSMSLIQVQASTARYRVEGLSPAAIAEFDDIAGTARTALVEMRRLLGVLRTEDQAAELAPQQGLDDIPALVETVRRAGADVELAQRGDAKASDISQTVQISAFRIVQEALSNAVRHAPGAPVRVSLVRDPDAVRIEVRNGAGTAPSSTGAGHGLRGMRERVALLGGSLETGPDDSGGWTVNAVLPYDRGPDGSEEDG; via the coding sequence ATGAGGGCGAAGAAGGTTCGGAGCCGAAAGGAGGGGCCGGAGAAGGAACGGCCGACGAAGGCACTCCAGCACACACTCTCCCGGATCCGGCGGATCCTGCCTCGAGGCCGCACGAATGCGCTGATCCTCATCCTCTCCCTCGTCGCCGTCGTGCTGTACTCGGTCCTGGTGCCGATCCACACGACCGCCTACGGCTCCCCCGTCGCGGTGACGATGGCGCTCGCGCTGGCCGCCGTCGTCGCCCCTCTCGTCTCGGTGCGCCATCCGAACCTCGCGATCATCCTGTTCACGGCATCCGCGGTGCTCATCCCGCTGATGATCTCTCGCGCCGCGGCTCCGAGCGCCCCCTGGCCGTGGTCGGTGCCGATGCTGCTCGCCTTCGCGGTGGTGGTGGCGGCCATCACTTTCCGGCACGGATGGCGTCCCGGGCTCGTCCAGTTCGGTCTCGGCAGCGCCGCAGGCGTGACGGCGGCGATCATGCTGCCGTCGATCCCCAGCGGCAATTCGCTCATCGTCACGACCTCGGTCATCGGCGGCGTCTACCTCGTCGCCGTGCTGCTGGCCGGCCGCCTGCGCCTGGGCGACGAACTCACCCGGGAACGTGCGCACACCGCGCAGGAGCAGTCCCGCCGCGTGCTGGTCGAGGAGCGCTCGCGCATCGCCCGCGACCTGCACGACATCGTCGCGCACAGCATGTCGCTCATCCAGGTGCAGGCATCCACCGCCCGCTATCGGGTCGAGGGCCTCTCCCCCGCGGCGATCGCCGAGTTCGACGACATCGCGGGCACGGCGCGCACCGCGCTGGTCGAGATGAGGCGCCTGCTCGGCGTGCTCCGCACGGAGGACCAGGCCGCCGAGCTCGCCCCGCAGCAGGGGCTCGACGACATCCCCGCCCTCGTCGAGACCGTGCGCAGGGCCGGCGCCGACGTCGAGCTGGCGCAGCGCGGTGACGCGAAGGCCTCCGACATCTCCCAGACCGTGCAGATCAGCGCCTTCCGCATCGTGCAGGAGGCGCTGAGCAATGCGGTGCGGCACGCTCCGGGCGCGCCGGTCCGCGTATCGCTCGTCAGGGATCCGGATGCGGTGCGGATCGAGGTCCGCAACGGAGCGGGCACGGCCCCGTCCTCGACGGGCGCGGGGCACGGCCTTCGCGGCATGCGGGAACGCGTGGCCCTGCTCGGCGGTAGCCTGGAGACCGGTCCGGACGACAGCGGCGGCTGGACGGTGAACGCGGTGCTTCCCTATGACCGCGGTCCGGACGGCTCCGAGGAGGACGGATGA
- a CDS encoding VTT domain-containing protein: protein MEAINDLILAAAASPWLLLVMFLTAVIDGFFPPIPSETVLVAAAAVSVSGGGTNLVLLCLVAAIGAAIGDNIAYAIGRGVGTTRFRWMRRPRVAASFQRVQSTLLRRGAPLILGARYIPVGRVAVNMSAGALGYPWRRFLPLSAVAGVTWATYSAGLGILAGHWLEDQPLLSAVVGIAFALVIGVVIDRVAASRHRSAPQRADASGIAERQSIAERQSIAERQPHARSMAG from the coding sequence GTGGAAGCGATCAACGACCTCATCCTCGCCGCCGCCGCGTCGCCGTGGCTGCTTCTCGTGATGTTCCTCACCGCAGTGATCGACGGCTTCTTCCCGCCGATCCCGAGCGAGACCGTGCTGGTCGCCGCGGCGGCTGTCTCCGTCTCCGGCGGAGGCACGAACCTCGTCCTGCTGTGCCTCGTCGCCGCGATCGGAGCGGCGATCGGCGACAACATCGCCTATGCGATCGGGCGCGGCGTCGGTACGACGCGCTTCCGCTGGATGCGTCGTCCGCGCGTGGCCGCGTCGTTCCAGCGCGTCCAGAGCACGCTCCTCCGGCGCGGCGCGCCCCTCATCCTCGGTGCGCGCTACATCCCGGTCGGACGCGTCGCCGTCAACATGTCCGCCGGAGCGCTCGGATACCCCTGGCGACGCTTCCTCCCCCTCAGCGCGGTCGCGGGCGTCACCTGGGCGACGTACAGCGCCGGCCTCGGCATCCTGGCCGGCCACTGGCTCGAGGACCAGCCGCTGCTCAGCGCCGTCGTCGGCATCGCCTTCGCGCTCGTCATCGGCGTGGTCATCGACCGAGTGGCCGCCTCCCGCCACCGCAGCGCGCCGCAGCGGGCTGACGCTTCCGGCATCGCCGAGAGGCAGAGCATCGCCGAGAGGCAGAGCATCGCCGAGAGGCAGCCGCACGCGAGGTCGATGGCAGGATGA